A single Montipora foliosa isolate CH-2021 chromosome 7, ASM3666993v2, whole genome shotgun sequence DNA region contains:
- the LOC138009891 gene encoding uncharacterized protein — protein METDSFLQALRRVIARRGPIRELRSDQGTNFVGAENELKRAFQEMGDERIKAELLKHNIDWIRNPAMASNFGGAWERQIRSVRNIMAALMKQHGHSLDGESLQTLLCEVEAVVNSRPLTTESLSAPLSPLPLTPRTLLTGKTKLILPPPGKFQREDVYCKRRWRRVQHIANEFWSRWSKEYLQSLQARQKWTRQRRNYTEGDIVLLKDDNTCRNKWPMARVIAARRDHQGLIDCDTSLRTLNRVFSHLNAVKMFTPEIAKNYGFSTDAHRLVRQVREIKSRLGLIEIGRSTCFLDGNNPKGGASEVCQLDLGPQRGRVEESGTSDGEVRLASLNGSAT, from the exons ATGGAAACAGATTCGTTCTTGCAAGCATTACGGCGCGTTATCGCTCGAAGAGGACCGATACGAGAACTCCGCAGTGACCAAGGGACCAACTTTGTcggagctgaaaacgagttaaagAGAGCATTTCAAGAAATGGGTGATGAGAGGATAAAGGCAGAGTTGCTTAAGCACAACATCGATTGGATCAGAAACCCCGCTATGGCAAGCAACTTTGGAGGTGCTTGGGAGCGACAAATACGATCAGTACGGAACATTATGGCAGCGCTTATGAAGCAACATGGTCACAGCTTAGACGGCGAATCGTTGCAGACTCTGCTATGCGAAGTCGAAGCCGTTGTGAACAGTCGCCCTCTTACTACCGAGTCCTTAAGTGCCCCACTGTCTCCATTGCCACTAACGCCACGTACACTTCTCACCGGCAAGACCAAACTTATTCTTCCTCCTCCAGGGAAGTTTCAAAGAGAAGATGTTTATTGCAAGCGACGCTGGAGGCGTGTACAGCATATTGCGAACGAGTTTTGGAGCAGGTGGAGCAAGGAATATTTACAGAGCCTGCAAGCAAGACAAAAGTGGACACGCCAGAGAAGGAACTACACTGAAGGCGATATCGTTCTCTTGAAGGACGACAACACTTGCAGAAACAAGTGGCCCATGGCTAGGGTTATTGCTGCACGTCGAGATCACCAAGGACTA ATTGATTGTGATACATCTCTTCGAACACTCAATCGCGTGTTTTCCCACTTGAACGCAGTGAAAATGTTCACTCCAGAAATAGCAAAGAATTATGGATTCTCCACTGACGCTCATAGGCTTGTGAGGCAAGTTCGGGAGATCAAGAGCAG ATTAGGTTTGATCGAGATAGGACGAAGCACCTGCTTCTTGGATGGTAACAACCCAAAAGGGGGTGCCTCAGAAGTGTGCCAACTTGATTTGGGACCTCAGCGAGGAAGAGTGGAGGAAAGTGGAACTTCTGATGGGGAAGTCAGGCTCGCCTCACTGAATGGTAGTGCAACATAA
- the LOC138009890 gene encoding uncharacterized protein: MGIVPIWVYHKNNPNNRICVYALLDNASGGTFIKEDSLRKLGMEGIESKLLLTTMHGTQEVETKAVDGLMASHFEKNDVSLALPRTYVRQQIPADRDEIPRPERVQGWPHLQQVSKHIPTYMDSVEEGLLIGLNCPGAVRPRDVICRNENDPYAVRSLLGWYVNGPVRHNSSKQVHCNRIQILKTSIDDEVKGYIVGERMIKEQLTPQVVSRMFELDFAERKNGVALSREDRQFLKIVEEGIRHRDDMHYEIPLPFREGNVQLPNNRSHAVQRLHGLKKRLQGDTQYCVEYVSFMSEIIEKGYARKVSAEELPPVEGKQANWSAHQIQKGESSLHGGHRKNVLPSQGKEGGPEFLPLPVVVKWRLNSRTSRALHDSASLRSWLITNFALKRTAKDGEREFGARAAEALKKNFYVDDALKSVLTEKDAIDLIQAVKGMCAKGGFNLTKFVSNSREVMMSVPPEDRAKEIKGLDLSIDKLPIERALGVHWCIESDAFKFRIELKDKPCTRRGILATISTIFDLLGLIAPVVLVGKQILQEICHGKGWDEPIDREVLAKWERWRSQLPLLEQLDITRNFKPLHFGRIVTAQLHNMSDASQTGYGQCSYLRLVDDNGRIHCSLVLGKARVAPLRSVTIPRLELTAATVSVRVANVLKEELDYEELQDFYWTDSKVVLGFISNESRRFHEYVANRVQFIRDQTLLDQWRYVESGPNPADEGSRGVNAKEFIRKSQWIRGPEFLWQTEDHWPRQGSYENEIQESSPEVRKVTANTTVIEEYGSMLSRFERFSNWQGLKTAVALCMECKRRLRMSINTADEKTPVDGSPRINGRSCKTESCPAAGIMVQDLEQAEVEILKIMQRDAFDKEVKTLKESQAQTEGARKDRQCAKERKALLKKTSSLNTLDPYLDVTGVLRVGGRITKANLTDSLKNPVILPKTGHITELIIRHIHERTHHSGRGVTLNELRSNGYWIINGNAAVRRFISRCVRCRYLRRTAGEQKMANLPNSRVEPAPPFSYCAVDCFGPW, encoded by the exons ATGGGTATCGTCCCAATATGGGTGTACCACAAGAACAATCCAAACAACAGGATATGTGTTTATGCTCTGCTTGATAATGCCAGTGGTGGAACTTTCATTAAAGAAGATTCGTTAAGAAAGCTTGGAATGGAAGGAATTGAAAGCAAACTCTTGCTCACCACTATGCATGGCACCCAAGAAGTCGAGACTAAAGCTGTTGATGGTTTGATGGCTTCTCACTTTGAGAAGAACGACGTTAGCCTAGCACTTCCCAGAACGTATGTCAGACAACAGATTCCAGCGGATCGTGACGAAATTCCGCGGCCGGAAAGGGTGCAAGGATGGCCTCACCTGCAGCAGGTTAGCAAGCACATACCAACTTACATGGACAGTGTAGAAGAAGGACTTCTTATAGGACTGAACTGCCCTGGTGCAGTGCGGCCGAGAGATGTTATTTGCAGAAACGAGAATGATCCTTACGCAGTTCGATCATTACTAGGATGGTACGTTAACGGTCCTGTGAGACACAACAGTAGTAAACAAGTACATTGCAATCGAATTCAGATTCTTAAGACCAGCATTGATGATGAAGTGAAAGGATACATCGTTGGCGAAAGAATGATCAAAGAGCAGCTAACACCTCAAGTGGTTTCACGAATGTTTGAGTTGGACTTCGCCGAAAGAAAAAATGGAGTTGCGCTATCGAGAGAAGATCGTCAGTTCCTGAAGATAGTAGAAGAAGGCATCCGTCATAGAGATGACATGCACTATGAAATCCCCCTGCCGTTTAGAGAAGGTAATGTCCAGCTACCCAACAATCGTTCTCACGCAGTGCAACGCCTGCACGGCCTAAAGAAGAGACTCCAAGGTGACACGCAGTATTGCGTCGAGTACGTCAGCTTCATGTCTGAAATCATAGAGAAGGGATATGCCCGAAAGGTCAGTGCTGAAGAGCTACCCCCTGTGGAAGGAAAG CAAGCTAACTGGAGTGCTCACCAGATTCAGAAAGGAGAGAGTAGCCTTCATGGCGGACATAGAAAAAATGTTCTTCCAAGTCAAGGTAAAGAAGGAGGACCAGAATTTCTTCCGCTTCCTGTGGTGGTCAAATGGAGACTTAACTCAAGAACCTCAAGAGCACTGCATGACAGTGCATCTCTTCGGAGCTGGCTCATCACCAATTTTGCCCTGAAACGCACAGCCAAAGACGGTGAAAGAGAGTTTGGTGCAAGAGCTGCCGAAGCACTCAAGAAAAACTTCTACGTTGACGATGCACTGAAATCAGTTCTAACAGAAAAGGACGCCATAGATCTCATACAAGCTGTTAAAGGGATGTGTGCAAAGGGAGGATTTAACCTCACAAAGTTCGTCAGCAACAGTCGAGAAGTGATGATGTCGGTACCGCCTGAAGATAGAGCCAAGGAAATCAAGGGCTTAGACTTGAGCATTGACAAGTTACCAATAGAAAGAGCGCTGGGCGTACACTGGTGTATAGAGTCAGATGCATTTAAGTTCAGAATTGAGTTGAAGGACAAGCCATGCACCCGCAGAGGTATACTGGCAACCATAAGCACCATCTTCGACCTACTAGGGCTCATTGCACCCGTTGTCCTTGTTGGAAAACAGATACTTCAAGAGATCTGTCATGGAAAAGGCTGGGACGAGCCAATCGATAGAGAAGTTCTTGCCAAGTGGGAAAGATGGAGGAGTCAGTTACCGCTACTTGAGCAGCTCGACATCACAAGAAACTTCAAGCCTCTTCATTTTGGAAGAATTGTTACTGCACAGTTACATAACATGTCAGACGCATCGCAAACTGGATATGGGCAATGCTCTTATCTCAGATTGGTTGACGATAACGGCAGGATTCATTGTTCTTTAGTACTGGGTAAAGCCCGTGTGGCACCATTGAGATCAGTAACTATCCCCAGACTTGAACTTACAGCAGCTACCGTATCAGTAAGAGTTGCAAATGTACTGAAAGAAGAGTTAGATTACGAAGAACTTCAGGACTTCTACTGGACAGATAGCAAGGTCGTCCTCGGATTTATCAGTAACGAATCCCGAAGATTCCATGAATACGTTGCAAATAGAGTGCAGTTCATCCGTGACCAAACTTTACTCGATCAATGGCGGTACGTGGAGTCTGGACCCAACCCTGCAGATGAAGGATCAAGGGGGGTGAATGCCAAGGAGTTTATACGGAAGTCGCAGTGGATCAGAGGCCCAGAATTCTTGTGGCAGACGGAGGATCATTGGCCTCGACAAGGCTCGTATGAAAATGAGATCCAGGAGAGTTCCCCGGAAGTTAGGAAGGTCACCGCCAACACTACAGTAATTGAAGAGTACGGAAGCATGCTAAGCAGATTTGAAAGATTCTCTAACTGGCAAGGGTTAAAGACTGCAGTTGCTCTCTGTATGGAATGCAAACGGCGTCTAAGGATGAGCATCAACACCGCAGACGAGAAAACCCCGGTTGATGGAAGCCCTCGAATTAACGGACGGAGTTGTAAGACCGAAAGCTGCCCTGCCGCAGGCATTATGGTTCAAGACCTAGAACAAGCAGAAGTAGAAATCCTTAAGATCATGCAAAGAGATGCCTTCGACAAAGAAGTGAAGACCTTGAAAGAATCTCAAGCCCAGACAGAAGGCGCGCGTAAGGATCGTCAGTGTGCTAAAGAAAGGAAGGCCCTTCTGAAGAAAACTAGCAGCCTTAATACTCTTGATCCCTACCTGGATGTTACCGGAGTGCTTCGAGTAGGAGGCCGGATAACGAAGGCTAACCTGACAGACAGTCTTAAGAACCCCGTTATCTTACCCAAAACTGGTCATATCACAGAGTTAATCATTCGCCACATCCATGAGAGGACCCATCACAGCGGAAGGGGTGTCACTTTAAATGAACTTCGTTCAAATGGTTACTGGATTATTAATGGTAACGCAGCAGTTAGACGCTTCATCTCAAGGTGTGTCAGATGTCGCTATCTACGTAGAACAGCGGGAGAACAGAAAATGGCCAACCTCCCAAATTCGCGTGTTGAGCCCGCACCACCATTTTCATACTGCGCGGTGGACTGTTTCGGCCCGTGGTAA
- the LOC138009889 gene encoding uncharacterized protein yields MIATQQARSLLPSHEPPTFSGDVMSYPAFIAAFETLIESKVDNSSELLYFLDQYTSGKAKELIKGCLQMKSGDSYKEARRLLKKHFGDPYKIASAYIAKLSNWPAVRPNDGTGLQEFSIALEQARNAMTGMQYVNDLNAANVLRQLWEKLPRYLRSKWTERVSKIRSTNQQVANFNDFSQFVSQQADLATDPVYSEESISRSVDTVDKHHKQNERKPKRGRRTNFATDLSTKKAIGGNSLPISCTLCSKAHHLDECAEFLKKPLQDRRDLLRKRAYVLVATVPNTLPSFAEVNVPVRPAIRDTQRHFMITAGGQKERTPNIMNQKREGKTKLSMRAPQSAM; encoded by the coding sequence ATGATTGCCACACAACAGGCGAGAAGTCTCTTACCTAGCCACGAGCCACCTACGTTCTCTGGAGATGTCATGTCATATCCAGCATTCATAGCGGCCTTTGAAACTCTCATAGAATCTAAGGTAGATAATTCGAGCGAGCTCTTGTATTTTTTGGATCAGTACACAAGTGGGAAGGCAAAGGAACTGATCAAGGGCTGTTTACAAATGAAGAGTGGAGACTCGTACAAGGAAGCTAGACGACTTTTGAAGAAACACTTTGGCGACCCATACAAGATTGCTAGTGCATACATTGCTAAACTATCGAACTGGCCAGCCGTAAGACCTAATGATGGAACAGGGTTACAAGAATTCTCTATTGCCCTCGAGCAAGCAAGGAACGCCATGACAGGCATGCAATACGTGAATGACTTGAACGCAGCTAACGTTCTTCGCCAGTTATGGGAGAAACTGCCGAGATACCTTCGCAGTAAATGGACAGAGAGAGTAAGCAAGATAAGGAGCACCAATCAACAGGTAGCCAATTTCAATGATTTCTCCCAATTTGTATCTCAGCAAGCTGACTTAGCGACAGACCCAGTCTACTCAGAGGAGAGCATTAGTAGATCAGTGGATACAGTTGATAAGCACCACAAGCAGAACGAACGCAAGCCTAAGAGAGGAAGGCGTACAAATTTCGCAACAGATCTGTCGACAAAAAAGGCCATTGGAGGAAATTCTCTTCCCATTAGCTGTACCCTGTGCTCAAAGGCACACCACCTGGATGAATGTGCCGAGTTCCTTAAGAAACCCCTCCAAGACCGAAGAGACTTATTAAGGAAAAGGGCTTATGTTTTGGTTGCTACAGTCCCGAACACGTTGCCAAGCTTTGCAGAAGTAAACGTTCCTGTAAGACCTGCAATAAGAGACACCCAACGTCACTTCATGATTACAGCTGGAGgccagaaagaaagaacgcccAACATAATGAATCAGAAACGGGAAGGGAAGACCAAGCTATCAATGCGTGCACCACAGTCTGCAATGTGA